The genome window CACGCAACACAAAACAAATCCAGGAACTGGTGAAATTTTGTTACACCCGCTCCATTCCCCTCACCGCGCGCGGTGCGGGCAGAGGGTATGTCGGCGGCTGCGTTCCAGTTCATGGAGGAGTTTCGCTCTCGCTGAAAAAAATGAACCGCATTCTGGAAATTTCCGCCGCTGACAGCGTTGCGGTGGTCGAGTCCGGCGTAATTACGGGCGATTTGCAGGCTGCGGTTAAAAAGCACGGATTATTCTATCCGCCGGACCCGGCCAGCGCCAAGGAAAGCTCCATCGGCGGGAATATTGCAACAAATGCCGGCGGGCCGCGCTGCTTGAAGTATGGCGTGACGCGCAATTATGTGCTCGGACTTGATGTCGTTCTCGCCAACGGCGATTGCGTCAAACTGGGCGGGCGCACCCACAAAAACAAACTGGGCTTCAACCTCGCCGATCTTTTCGTTGGCTCCGAAGGCATGCTGGGCATCGTCACCCGCGCCACGTTGCGCCTCATCCCTCACCCGCCTGCCCGCGCTGTATTGCTCTCAACCTTCACCAAAGCTTCCCACGCCGCCGCAGCGGTAAACGCCATTCAAAAGACCGGACTCCTGCCCTCCGTGCTGGAAGTCGCCGACTCTCTCACACTCGAAGCCGCGCGCAAATATATGCCGGGCTCTCCCGAGGGCAACGCGCTGATCCTGGTCGAAATCGACGGCCAGCCCTCATCCGTCCGCAACGAATCCAAACAGGTGGAATCCCTGCTGAAATCATGCCATGCCTTGCGAG of Candidatus Methylacidiphilales bacterium contains these proteins:
- a CDS encoding FAD-linked oxidase C-terminal domain-containing protein, whose product is MKTTGWIRELKRKLGSGIVSTAPSVLKEHDGDAWDAHALPDVVVTPRNTKQIQELVKFCYTRSIPLTARGAGRGYVGGCVPVHGGVSLSLKKMNRILEISAADSVAVVESGVITGDLQAAVKKHGLFYPPDPASAKESSIGGNIATNAGGPRCLKYGVTRNYVLGLDVVLANGDCVKLGGRTHKNKLGFNLADLFVGSEGMLGIVTRATLRLIPHPPARAVLLSTFTKASHAAAAVNAIQKTGLLPSVLEVADSLTLEAARKYMPGSPEGNALILVEIDGQPSSVRNESKQVESLLKSCHALRVRRAFDGSQAEKLWDIRRGFSYSLRATGLTKLNEDVVVPRGRLVDLFGFAGRLQSKFKIQVACFGHAGDGNIHVNLMVDPATAHSPANRQALDLLFKQVLSWRGSITGEHGVGLAKKPWWNIATTPELRKLHRSIKQALDPKGILNPGKFLD